The following proteins are encoded in a genomic region of Stutzerimonas balearica DSM 6083:
- the desA gene encoding delta-9 fatty acid desaturase DesA has product MWYTGFLDLSAWQLIVATLALTHVTIVSVTVYLHRYSAHRSLELHPALKHFFRFWLWLTTAMNTREWTAIHRKHHAKCETPDDPHSPVHKGLGTVLRKGAELYMAEAKNEETLRIYGKNCPDDWIERNLYSRFPNLGIVLMLALDLALFGIIGLTVWAVQMIWIPFWAAGVVNGLGHAVGYRNFECRDAATNLVPWGILIGGEELHNNHHTYPNSAKLSVRKWELDMGWAWIRLFSLLGLAKVTRVAPIAHRIEGKGHLDMDSAMAILNNRFQIMAQYRRLVIVPLVRQELGRVDASVRHQLRRAKRLLAREPSLLQDEQQAHISAMLEQSQPLQVIYEKRLALQQIWTRTSSNGHEMLAAIRQWVQEAEASGIQSLREFAEHLKTYSLRPAPASA; this is encoded by the coding sequence ATGTGGTACACCGGTTTTCTCGATCTGTCGGCCTGGCAGCTCATCGTCGCCACGCTGGCCCTGACCCACGTCACCATCGTCAGCGTGACCGTTTATCTGCACCGTTATTCGGCGCACCGCTCGCTGGAGCTGCACCCGGCGCTCAAGCACTTCTTCCGCTTCTGGCTGTGGCTGACCACGGCGATGAACACCCGCGAGTGGACCGCCATTCACCGCAAGCACCACGCCAAGTGCGAAACCCCGGACGACCCGCACAGCCCGGTGCACAAGGGGCTGGGCACCGTCCTGCGCAAAGGGGCCGAGCTGTACATGGCCGAGGCGAAGAACGAGGAGACCCTGCGCATCTATGGCAAGAACTGCCCGGACGACTGGATCGAACGCAACCTCTACAGTCGCTTCCCGAACCTGGGCATCGTCCTGATGCTGGCGCTGGATCTCGCGCTGTTCGGCATCATCGGCCTGACCGTCTGGGCGGTGCAGATGATCTGGATCCCGTTCTGGGCCGCCGGCGTGGTCAACGGGCTCGGCCATGCGGTGGGCTACCGCAACTTCGAATGCCGCGATGCTGCGACCAATCTGGTGCCCTGGGGCATCCTCATCGGCGGCGAGGAGCTGCACAACAACCACCACACCTACCCCAACTCGGCCAAGCTCTCGGTGCGCAAATGGGAGCTCGACATGGGCTGGGCGTGGATTCGCCTGTTCAGCCTGCTCGGCCTGGCCAAGGTCACCCGCGTCGCGCCGATCGCCCATCGCATCGAGGGCAAGGGGCATCTGGACATGGACAGCGCCATGGCGATTCTCAACAACCGTTTCCAGATCATGGCGCAGTACCGCCGGCTGGTGATCGTGCCGCTGGTGCGGCAGGAACTCGGCCGTGTGGATGCCTCGGTGCGGCATCAGCTCCGTCGTGCCAAGCGCCTGCTGGCGCGCGAGCCGAGCCTGTTGCAGGACGAGCAGCAGGCGCACATCAGCGCCATGCTCGAGCAGAGTCAGCCGCTGCAGGTGATCTACGAAAAGCGCCTGGCGCTGCAGCAGATCTGGACGCGGACCAGCAGCAACGGGCACGAGATGCTGGCCGCGATCCGTCAGTGGGTGCAGGAGGCCGAGGCCAGCGGTATCCAGTCGCTGCGCGAGTTCGCCGAGCACCTCAAGACCTACTCGCTGCGTCCGGCCCCGGCAAGCGCCTGA
- a CDS encoding GGDEF domain-containing protein: MQLLGNRTSAGGLLPGADPQMLVALMHARAEVARLRERDHLFSTLLGGVNAVLWAFDWQAQRMIYVSPAYERIFGRSAALLLADYSEWRNSIYPDDLEYAQKSMLDVLDEGAVETREYRIIRGDGQLRWLSDKCFLGRPAQNGQGPILVGIAEDITEKKQLEGELQRLATTDVLTQSSNRRHFFECAGREFEHARQFATPLAFLLLDIDDFKRINDCHGHQVGDQVLQRVAECGSRVLRRGDLFGRIGGEEFASLLPGCQPDLAEQIAERLQGEIQRLSFTTPRGERFRVTASFGLTYLKASDLELSALFARADAAMYRAKRLGKNQVIVA, translated from the coding sequence ATGCAGTTGCTTGGCAATCGCACCAGCGCGGGCGGCCTGTTGCCCGGCGCCGATCCCCAGATGCTCGTGGCGCTGATGCATGCGCGTGCCGAAGTGGCACGCCTGCGCGAGCGCGACCATCTGTTCAGCACCCTGCTCGGCGGGGTCAATGCCGTCCTCTGGGCCTTCGACTGGCAGGCGCAGCGGATGATCTACGTCAGCCCGGCGTACGAGCGCATCTTCGGGCGCTCCGCCGCGCTGCTGCTCGCCGACTACAGCGAGTGGCGCAACAGTATCTATCCGGACGACCTGGAATACGCCCAGAAGAGCATGCTCGACGTACTTGACGAGGGCGCGGTGGAAACCCGCGAGTACCGCATCATTCGTGGCGATGGCCAGCTGCGCTGGTTGAGCGACAAGTGCTTTCTCGGGCGGCCGGCGCAGAACGGCCAGGGGCCGATTCTGGTCGGCATCGCCGAAGACATCACCGAGAAGAAGCAGCTCGAGGGTGAGCTGCAGCGGTTGGCTACTACCGATGTGCTGACCCAGAGCAGCAACCGCCGGCACTTCTTCGAGTGCGCCGGACGCGAGTTCGAGCATGCCCGGCAGTTCGCCACGCCGCTGGCCTTCCTGCTGCTCGACATCGACGACTTCAAACGCATCAACGATTGCCACGGCCACCAGGTCGGCGATCAGGTGCTGCAGCGGGTGGCTGAGTGCGGCAGCCGTGTGCTGCGGCGCGGCGACCTGTTCGGCCGGATCGGCGGCGAAGAATTCGCCTCGCTGCTGCCCGGCTGCCAACCGGACCTGGCCGAGCAGATCGCCGAACGCCTGCAAGGCGAGATCCAGCGGCTGAGCTTCACCACGCCGCGCGGCGAGCGCTTCCGGGTGACCGCGAGCTTCGGCCTGACCTATCTCAAGGCCAGCGATCTCGAGCTCTCGGCGCTGTTCGCCCGCGCCGACGCGGCCATGTACCGGGCCAAGCGCCTGGGCAAGAATCAGGTGATCGTTGCCTGA
- a CDS encoding sigma-54 interaction domain-containing protein — translation MPGAASRLLAQLAELAWSTDTSAWLGGLMEVAAQLAGCPLAQLYLLDATHTRLTLSAEWFDGERRHDAASLPSDYDGEQLLQYCLSQNRLLSIASLDASLHATGFLPEAARPWRSLLCLPLPDAEGHAVGLLVVASRAGQDLAEAVEPLASLGRFALGQVQLLNRLRGTAHPAPSEQTHTPRCASGYGLIGDSPRMRAVYSLIGKVLHNPVSVLLTGETGTGKELVARAIHDCGSRRSQAFVVQNCAALPEHLLESELFGYRKGAFTGAERDHEGLFDAANGGTLFLDEVGDMPLTLQAKLLRVLQEGEVRPLGSTRTHKVDVRIVAATHQDLHKRVEEGRFREDLYYRLSLFPIELPPLRERDQDILRLARHFADKACGFLQRDTVRWSDAALEQLAAYAFPGNVRELKGLVERAVLLCDGGELLPEHFSLRAVDDALDSTLNLRERLERVERNLLVDSLRKNGGNQSQAARELGLPRRTLLYRMERLGVSTSNL, via the coding sequence ATGCCCGGCGCGGCGAGCCGCCTGCTCGCACAACTCGCCGAACTCGCCTGGAGTACCGACACCAGCGCCTGGCTGGGCGGGTTGATGGAAGTCGCTGCGCAACTGGCCGGATGCCCGCTGGCGCAGCTCTACCTGCTCGATGCGACCCATACACGGCTGACGCTGTCGGCCGAATGGTTCGACGGCGAACGGCGCCACGACGCCGCCAGCCTGCCGAGCGACTATGACGGCGAGCAACTGCTGCAGTACTGCCTGAGCCAGAACCGGCTGCTGAGCATCGCCTCGCTCGACGCAAGCCTGCACGCGACGGGTTTTCTGCCCGAAGCGGCACGCCCCTGGCGCAGCCTGCTGTGCCTGCCGTTGCCGGATGCCGAGGGCCACGCGGTCGGGCTGCTGGTGGTCGCAAGCCGAGCCGGGCAGGACCTCGCCGAAGCCGTCGAGCCGCTGGCCAGCCTCGGTCGCTTTGCCCTTGGCCAGGTGCAACTGCTCAACCGCCTGCGCGGCACGGCACACCCGGCGCCGTCCGAGCAAACCCATACTCCGCGCTGCGCCAGCGGCTATGGCCTGATCGGCGACAGCCCGCGCATGCGCGCCGTGTACAGCCTGATCGGCAAGGTGCTGCACAACCCGGTCAGCGTGTTGCTGACCGGAGAGACCGGCACCGGCAAGGAGCTGGTCGCCCGCGCCATCCATGACTGCGGCTCGCGGCGCAGCCAGGCCTTCGTCGTGCAGAACTGCGCGGCGCTGCCAGAACACCTGCTCGAAAGCGAACTATTCGGCTATCGCAAGGGGGCGTTCACCGGTGCCGAGCGCGACCACGAAGGCCTGTTCGATGCGGCCAATGGCGGCACGCTGTTTCTCGACGAGGTCGGCGACATGCCGCTGACCCTGCAGGCCAAGCTGTTGCGTGTGCTACAGGAAGGCGAGGTGCGACCGCTGGGCAGCACCCGCACCCACAAGGTCGACGTGCGTATCGTCGCCGCGACCCATCAGGACCTGCACAAACGTGTCGAGGAAGGGCGCTTTCGCGAGGACCTGTACTACCGCCTCTCATTGTTTCCCATCGAGCTGCCGCCCTTGCGCGAGCGCGATCAGGACATCCTGCGCCTGGCCCGGCATTTCGCCGACAAGGCCTGCGGCTTCCTGCAACGCGACACCGTACGCTGGTCGGACGCGGCGCTGGAGCAGCTGGCCGCCTACGCCTTTCCCGGCAACGTGCGCGAACTCAAGGGCTTGGTCGAGCGCGCCGTCCTGCTCTGCGACGGCGGTGAGCTGTTGCCGGAGCATTTCAGCCTGCGCGCGGTGGACGACGCGCTGGACAGCACGCTGAATCTGCGCGAACGGCTCGAACGCGTCGAGCGCAACCTGCTGGTCGACAGCCTGCGCAAGAACGGCGGCAACCAGAGCCAGGCCGCACGCGAACTCGGCCTGCCGCGCCGCACCCTGCTCTACCGGATGGAGCGGCTGGGAGTCAGTACCAGCAACCTCTGA
- the tssH gene encoding type VI secretion system ATPase TssH encodes MINVDLQQLVQALDAPTKRDLEGAAERCVVRGGSKILVEDLLLGLLERADGLLLRALQDAGVDAGELAQALQARGEHSESRNPVFSAELVQWLQDALLVGNLELGQSQIDQAALLLALLRNPMRYAGSRYQPLLARLNIERVRDFALAQQPQTAPGKPAASGESNLARFTHNFTQQARDGKLDPVLCRDGAIRQLIDILARRRKSNPIVVGEAGVGKSAIVEGLALRIAAGEVPETLKNVELLCLDLGLLQAGASVKGEFERRLQGVIDEVKSAAKPTILFIDEAHTLIGAGGQAGSGDAANLLKPALARGELRTIAATTWSEYKKYFEKDPALARRFQPVQLHEPTVDEAVTILRGLAPVYEKSHGIYLRDDAVVAAAELSARYLAGRQLPDKAVDVLDTACARVRISLAAAPEALERLRGEIAEGERQGEAMRRDLDAGLIVDHDALDALEDRLVAARADLEQVETRWAVQRDLAERLLEQRKQCAAARLGNDEGASDEPRPSLEQLEAELRTLQAELAAAQASERLVSFEVCPRLVAEVISHWTGVPLSQLAREHNSKVLSFADDLRQRVRGQEQAVAALDRAMRATAAGLNRPDAPVGVFLLVGPSGVGKTETALALADLLYGGERFLTTINMSELQEKHTVSRLIGAPPGYVGYGEGGMLTEAVRQKPYSVVLLDEVEKADPDVMNVFYQIFDKGVANDGEGREINFRNTLILMTSNLASDEIARLCAAGQRPAAEDLETAIRPALSRHFKPALLGRMKVVPYYPVAGKVLAELVGVKLARFGERLARRNLRFSHCEALVDHLAERCTHSESGARLIDHLIDQTLQPQVVDRLLAAMANGEALQQVHATLDGDGAVVCEFA; translated from the coding sequence ATGATCAACGTAGACCTGCAACAACTCGTCCAGGCGCTCGACGCGCCGACCAAGCGCGACCTGGAAGGCGCCGCCGAACGCTGCGTGGTACGCGGCGGCAGCAAGATCCTGGTCGAAGACCTGCTGCTCGGTTTGCTCGAGCGCGCCGACGGCCTGCTGTTACGCGCCCTGCAGGACGCCGGGGTGGACGCTGGCGAGCTGGCCCAGGCCCTGCAGGCCCGCGGCGAGCACAGCGAATCGCGCAACCCGGTATTTTCCGCCGAGCTGGTGCAGTGGCTGCAGGACGCCCTGCTGGTCGGCAACCTCGAACTCGGCCAGAGCCAGATCGATCAGGCCGCGCTGTTGCTCGCGCTGCTGCGCAACCCGATGCGCTATGCCGGCAGCCGCTACCAGCCGCTGCTGGCGCGGCTGAATATCGAGCGCGTGCGTGACTTTGCGCTGGCGCAGCAACCCCAGACGGCGCCCGGAAAACCGGCCGCGAGCGGCGAATCGAACCTGGCGCGCTTCACCCACAACTTCACCCAGCAGGCCCGCGACGGCAAGCTCGACCCGGTGCTGTGCCGCGACGGCGCGATCCGCCAGCTGATCGACATCCTGGCCCGCCGCCGCAAGAGCAACCCGATCGTGGTCGGCGAAGCGGGCGTCGGCAAGAGCGCCATTGTCGAGGGCCTGGCCCTGCGCATCGCCGCTGGCGAAGTACCGGAGACGCTGAAGAACGTCGAACTGCTCTGCCTCGACCTCGGCCTGCTGCAGGCCGGCGCCAGCGTCAAAGGTGAGTTCGAGCGTCGGCTGCAGGGCGTGATCGACGAGGTCAAGAGCGCCGCCAAACCGACCATCCTGTTCATCGACGAGGCGCACACGCTGATCGGCGCCGGCGGCCAGGCTGGTAGTGGCGATGCGGCCAACCTGCTCAAACCGGCCCTGGCGCGCGGCGAGCTGCGCACCATCGCGGCGACCACCTGGAGCGAATACAAGAAGTACTTCGAGAAGGACCCGGCGCTGGCGCGGCGCTTCCAGCCGGTGCAGTTGCACGAGCCCACAGTCGACGAGGCGGTCACCATCCTTCGTGGCCTGGCGCCGGTGTACGAGAAGAGCCACGGCATTTACCTGCGCGACGATGCCGTGGTCGCCGCGGCCGAACTGTCGGCACGCTACCTGGCTGGCCGACAGCTACCGGACAAGGCCGTGGACGTGCTCGACACCGCCTGCGCCCGCGTGCGCATCAGCCTGGCTGCTGCCCCCGAGGCGCTGGAACGCCTGCGTGGCGAGATCGCCGAAGGTGAACGGCAGGGCGAAGCCATGCGCCGCGACCTGGACGCCGGCCTGATCGTCGACCACGACGCCCTGGATGCTCTGGAGGACCGCCTGGTCGCCGCTCGCGCCGACCTGGAGCAGGTGGAAACCCGCTGGGCGGTGCAGCGTGATCTCGCCGAACGCCTGCTGGAACAACGCAAGCAATGCGCCGCCGCGCGCCTGGGCAATGACGAGGGCGCCAGCGACGAACCACGCCCGAGCCTCGAGCAGTTGGAAGCCGAGCTACGTACGCTGCAGGCCGAGCTGGCGGCAGCCCAGGCCAGCGAGCGGCTGGTCAGCTTCGAGGTCTGCCCACGCCTGGTGGCCGAAGTGATCAGCCACTGGACCGGCGTGCCGCTGTCGCAGCTGGCGCGCGAACACAACAGCAAGGTGCTGAGCTTCGCCGACGACCTGCGCCAGCGTGTACGCGGCCAGGAACAGGCGGTCGCTGCGCTGGACCGGGCCATGCGCGCCACCGCCGCCGGCCTGAACCGCCCCGACGCGCCCGTCGGCGTGTTCCTGCTGGTCGGCCCCAGCGGCGTCGGCAAGACCGAAACCGCGCTGGCCCTGGCCGACCTGCTGTATGGCGGTGAGCGCTTCCTCACCACCATCAACATGTCCGAGCTCCAGGAAAAGCACACGGTCTCACGGCTGATCGGTGCGCCGCCCGGCTACGTCGGCTACGGCGAAGGCGGCATGCTCACCGAGGCGGTGCGGCAGAAGCCCTATTCCGTCGTGCTGCTCGACGAGGTCGAGAAGGCCGATCCGGACGTGATGAATGTCTTCTATCAGATCTTCGACAAGGGCGTGGCCAACGACGGCGAAGGCCGCGAGATCAACTTCCGCAACACCCTGATCCTGATGACCAGCAACCTCGCCAGCGACGAGATCGCACGCCTGTGCGCCGCCGGCCAGCGCCCCGCGGCCGAAGACCTGGAGACGGCCATCCGCCCCGCCTTGAGCCGTCACTTCAAGCCGGCGCTGCTCGGGCGCATGAAGGTGGTGCCCTACTACCCGGTCGCCGGCAAGGTGCTGGCCGAACTGGTGGGCGTCAAGCTGGCGCGCTTCGGCGAACGGCTGGCCCGCCGCAATCTGCGCTTCAGCCATTGCGAGGCGCTGGTCGATCACCTCGCCGAACGCTGCACGCACAGCGAGAGCGGCGCGCGGCTGATCGACCACCTGATCGACCAGACCTTGCAGCCGCAGGTGGTCGACCGCCTGCTCGCTGCCATGGCCAACGGCGAAGCCCTGCAGCAGGTGCATGCCACACTCGACGGTGATGGAGCGGTTGTCTGTGAGTTCGCTTAA
- the tssG gene encoding type VI secretion system baseplate subunit TssG gives MDAAHGAAAPTLSATTTLSATAPALSSGPHGAGLGRLSQGIREYSLFQGVLLALDRLRAVHPELDEQALYERLDFQANPSLGFPGTDIDAVEFYEDDRGWRARLRLNLVSLFGAGSPLPAFYADQALGDSIDGNPTREFLDLFNDRLQRLLLPIWQKYRYYARFTTGARDPLSEQLFALIGLGGEQIRAASELNWKRLLPYLGLLSLRAHSAALIESVLRYYFKHADLRIEQCLERQVDILGEQQNRLGRANSQLGENLVLGERVRDRGGKFRIHIRQLSWDRFHEFLPVGTGYQPLCALVRFTLRDPLDYDIRLALRQDDIRELRIGEGNPCRLGWTSWLGTERADGMVTLGSKLH, from the coding sequence ATGGACGCCGCGCATGGGGCAGCAGCCCCTACTTTGAGTGCAACAACTACTTTGAGCGCAACAGCCCCTGCTCTGAGCAGCGGGCCGCACGGCGCCGGGCTCGGCCGGCTGAGCCAGGGCATTCGCGAGTACAGCCTGTTCCAGGGCGTGTTGCTGGCGCTGGATCGCCTGCGCGCGGTGCATCCGGAGCTCGACGAGCAGGCCCTATATGAGCGCCTGGACTTCCAGGCCAACCCGAGCCTTGGTTTTCCCGGCACCGATATCGACGCCGTCGAGTTCTACGAGGACGACCGCGGCTGGCGCGCCCGGCTGCGGCTGAACCTCGTCAGCCTGTTCGGCGCCGGCTCGCCGCTGCCAGCCTTCTATGCCGACCAGGCGCTGGGCGACAGCATCGACGGCAACCCGACGCGCGAATTTCTCGACCTGTTCAACGACCGCCTGCAGCGCCTGCTGCTGCCGATCTGGCAGAAGTACCGCTACTACGCGCGCTTCACCACGGGCGCGCGCGACCCGCTGTCCGAACAGCTGTTCGCCCTCATCGGGCTCGGCGGCGAGCAGATCCGCGCGGCGAGCGAGCTGAACTGGAAGCGCCTGTTGCCCTACCTCGGCCTGCTCAGCCTGCGCGCGCATTCGGCGGCGCTGATCGAGTCGGTGCTGCGCTACTACTTCAAGCATGCCGACCTGCGCATCGAGCAATGCCTGGAGCGCCAGGTCGACATCCTCGGCGAGCAGCAGAACCGCCTCGGCCGCGCCAACAGTCAGCTCGGCGAAAACCTCGTGCTGGGCGAACGGGTACGCGACCGCGGCGGCAAGTTCCGCATCCACATCCGCCAGCTCAGCTGGGACCGCTTTCACGAATTCCTGCCGGTCGGCACGGGCTACCAGCCGCTCTGCGCGCTGGTGCGCTTCACCCTGCGCGACCCGCTGGACTACGACATCCGCCTGGCCTTGCGCCAGGACGACATCCGCGAGCTGCGCATCGGGGAAGGAAACCCCTGCCGCCTCGGCTGGACCAGCTGGCTCGGCACCGAACGGGCCGACGGCATGGTCACCCTCGGCAGCAAGCTTCATTAA
- the tssF gene encoding type VI secretion system baseplate subunit TssF has translation MSFNHHYQSELTALRQLGKRFSERSPALAPFLGQAGRDPDVERLLEGFAFLTGRLRQKLDDELPELTHSLMHLLWPNYMRPLPAFSMLQFDPVKRSGKALSVPRHTPVEAKPVRGVTCRFRTAYATEVLPLELTELNYSVKGDGALLSLRLGMTADGHLGEVDVRRLRLHLAGERYVSQMLYLSLLRHLDGIQLIALDAQGKPFTDAQGLPLPPLTLEAGKVEPVGFAEDEALIPYPLNTFRGYRHLQEYFAFQEKFLFVDLGGLDALQRLPKERLEQARGFELRFDIRKAGAQRIRPTRDNVRLYCTPVVNLFEHDAIPVRLDGKQDQYLVRPAELDSSGCGIFSVNRVTGWKPGGKGYEEYVPFESFEHDPSFDVPLARPHYSVRQQPSLLGDGLETYLAFGLRDLDGHETLSIELTCTNQNLPRELRLGDICLPSEDTPEFLTFRNISPVTPSYAPPLHRDFLWKLISNMSLNYLSLANVEALKVILETYDLPRYYDQHAEKVSKRLLGGLKAIAHQHVDRLHRGLPVRGVRTELTMDPDGYLGEGDLFLFASVLNEFFALYASLNSYHELRVSSTQGEVYQWTPRMGQQPLL, from the coding sequence ATGTCCTTCAACCATCACTACCAAAGCGAACTCACCGCCCTGCGCCAGCTGGGCAAGCGCTTTTCCGAGCGCAGCCCGGCGCTGGCGCCGTTCCTCGGGCAGGCTGGACGCGATCCGGATGTCGAGCGCCTGCTCGAAGGCTTCGCCTTCCTCACCGGGCGGTTGCGGCAGAAACTCGACGACGAGCTGCCGGAGCTGACCCACTCGCTGATGCACCTGCTGTGGCCGAATTACATGCGGCCGCTGCCGGCGTTCAGCATGCTGCAGTTCGATCCAGTCAAGCGCAGTGGCAAGGCGCTCAGCGTGCCGCGTCACACGCCAGTCGAGGCCAAGCCGGTACGCGGAGTGACCTGCCGTTTCCGCACGGCCTATGCCACCGAGGTGCTGCCGCTGGAACTGACCGAGCTGAACTACTCGGTCAAGGGCGACGGCGCCTTGCTGAGCCTGCGTCTGGGCATGACCGCCGATGGCCACCTGGGCGAGGTCGACGTGCGCCGGCTGCGGCTGCACCTGGCCGGCGAGCGTTACGTCAGCCAGATGCTCTACCTCAGCCTGCTGCGCCATCTCGATGGTATTCAGCTGATCGCATTGGATGCCCAGGGCAAGCCATTCACCGACGCCCAGGGCCTGCCGTTGCCGCCCCTGACGCTGGAGGCCGGCAAGGTGGAGCCGGTCGGTTTCGCCGAGGACGAGGCGCTGATCCCCTACCCACTCAACACCTTTCGCGGCTACCGGCATCTGCAGGAATACTTCGCCTTCCAGGAGAAATTTCTCTTTGTCGACCTCGGCGGCCTCGACGCGCTGCAACGCCTGCCAAAGGAGCGCCTGGAGCAGGCGCGCGGCTTCGAGCTGCGCTTCGACATCCGCAAGGCCGGCGCGCAGCGCATCCGGCCGACGCGCGACAACGTGCGGCTGTACTGCACGCCGGTGGTCAACCTGTTCGAGCACGATGCCATCCCGGTGCGCCTGGACGGCAAGCAGGACCAGTACCTGGTGCGCCCCGCCGAGCTGGACAGCAGCGGCTGCGGCATCTTCTCGGTCAACCGGGTCACTGGCTGGAAGCCGGGCGGCAAGGGCTACGAGGAGTACGTGCCGTTCGAATCCTTCGAGCACGACCCCAGCTTTGACGTACCCCTGGCGCGCCCGCACTACAGCGTCCGCCAGCAACCGTCGCTGCTCGGCGATGGCCTGGAAACCTACCTGGCGTTCGGCCTGCGTGATCTGGACGGCCACGAAACGCTGTCGATCGAGCTGACCTGCACCAACCAGAACCTGCCGCGCGAGCTGCGCCTGGGCGACATCTGCCTGCCCAGCGAGGACACGCCCGAATTCCTCACCTTTCGCAACATCAGCCCGGTCACGCCGAGCTATGCGCCGCCGCTGCACCGCGACTTCCTGTGGAAGCTGATCAGCAACATGTCGCTCAACTACCTGTCGCTGGCCAACGTCGAGGCGCTCAAGGTGATCCTCGAGACCTACGACCTGCCGCGCTACTACGACCAGCACGCCGAGAAGGTCAGCAAGCGCCTGCTCGGCGGGCTGAAAGCCATCGCCCATCAGCATGTAGACCGCCTGCACCGCGGCCTGCCGGTGCGCGGCGTGCGGACCGAACTGACCATGGACCCGGACGGTTACCTGGGCGAAGGCGACCTGTTCCTGTTCGCCTCGGTGCTCAACGAATTCTTCGCACTCTACGCCAGCCTCAACTCGTACCACGAGCTGCGCGTGAGCAGTACACAGGGAGAGGTGTACCAATGGACGCCGCGCATGGGGCAGCAGCCCCTACTTTGA
- a CDS encoding DUF2931 family protein: protein MKTLVLACTILLLCGCTSSQAQPKLPYNAWYVGVFAPEHMEVWVESVDVIDRRGLAYERVSGGVPSYTGKVDGWPKHPAGGAGKDLPGIDLPEIVFVRWQSMVEPQTYNVRINIPEWVREEMLKPQRGYCHFQGKWLDGQFRKDITIGLAPGGIAKAWVGGPCLQSIEIGRFEAAISKVGPYGGKSNGEHRPLSDKAKAYIEQHGVPYGSW from the coding sequence ATGAAAACTCTTGTTCTCGCTTGCACCATCCTTTTGCTCTGCGGCTGCACCAGTAGCCAGGCTCAACCGAAACTCCCCTATAACGCCTGGTATGTCGGTGTATTCGCACCTGAACACATGGAAGTCTGGGTGGAAAGCGTGGATGTAATCGACCGCCGGGGGCTGGCCTACGAGCGGGTCAGTGGCGGGGTCCCGTCCTATACAGGCAAGGTCGACGGCTGGCCCAAGCATCCAGCGGGAGGAGCCGGTAAGGATCTACCCGGCATCGATCTGCCGGAAATCGTGTTTGTGCGCTGGCAGTCGATGGTCGAGCCGCAGACCTACAACGTACGAATCAATATTCCCGAGTGGGTGCGCGAGGAGATGCTCAAGCCTCAGCGAGGCTATTGCCACTTTCAGGGCAAATGGCTGGATGGGCAATTTCGCAAAGACATCACCATTGGCTTGGCTCCCGGAGGCATAGCCAAGGCCTGGGTAGGAGGCCCCTGCCTGCAATCCATCGAAATCGGTCGCTTCGAAGCGGCTATCAGCAAGGTCGGACCATACGGCGGGAAGTCCAACGGAGAACATCGTCCGCTTTCCGACAAAGCCAAGGCCTATATCGAGCAGCATGGAGTGCCCTATGGCTCTTGGTAA